The Candidatus Omnitrophota bacterium nucleotide sequence GCCCGTTATCGTTTGTTATAAAAAGATCGGCGCATTGGAATAAAGCCGCCAGGCCTTTAAGGTCAAAAAATCCGCACAGGTTATAAACGCCCTGTCCGGAATCTGCCGCTATCCGGTCGCATAAAGCTCTTTCTCCGGCATGGCCTATCAAGACTATGTCCGCGGCCTTGGCATAAGCCAAAGCCTTAATTATAACAACAAATTTTTCCGCGGGATATATCTTATACGGATTACTGCTTCCCGGATGAATTACGATTACCTTTCTGTCCCCGGACAAACCCTGCTCTTTTAAGATGGCGCGCACGCGGGTTAATCTCTGCGGCAGGAAAGACATGGAAGGCAAGATACCGTCTCTATAAACATCAACAGCCCTTAATAGCCGCAGATTATACTCTGCCTCATGATACTCCGCTTCGTCGCGTTTATCTGTAACTTTCGCGTTTAAAAGAAATCCCCATTTTCTGTCAAAACCCACCCTGTATTTTATGCCTGCCAAAAAAACTGCCAGATGCAGCAGCTTATGAGGATTTAGCACAACAGCCATGTCAAAAGAACCGGCCTTCAGCGTCCACGCCAATCTAAGGGCTTTAAAAAAACTCTGGTTACAGCCTATGGTGCTAAAAATAATAACGCGTTCAATATCCGGCCTGCCTGTAATAATATCCTTTGAATAATCGGATGTGACAAAACTGATTTTCACGCCCGGAAAACTCCACATCAGAGCGTCTATAACAGGCGTGCAAAGCAAAACCTCACCTATCCTGTCTGTTCTGATTATCACCGCTTTCTTTATATCTCTGATAATGCCGCTTTTATTCATCTGTCCGGTTTACCGTTTTTGGCCAAATATAAAACCTGTCAAAAGGCCTTAATGTTCTTATGCCTTGCTTCAAGCACATCAGCGACAGCTTCTACCGCATCATCAACTGAAATCAGATCCATACATATATTCTGGGCGCAATCAGGCATATAGCATCCTTTGCAGGATATGTCCCTTCGTATCCTGACAACCTTTTCTTCTATGCCCGGCCATTTATCATCCGGCCAGGCGCAGCTGCAAAGTATAACAGACGCTACCCCCTGAAGCGCGGCCAGATTGGCCGGTAAGGCGTCTATGCCCACAAATAAAGAGGCCTTTTTTATCAGCGCGGCCATAACCTGAAAAGAACATTTGCCGCAGGCATTTATTATATCAACTCCGCTTAAGGCCGCCATCTCATTGATTTTACGCTTATCGCTTTCATCTCCAAGCAATACTATCCTGGCATTATACTGCTCGCGAATAACCCGCGCGAGAGCGGCAAATTTTCTGTCAAGCCAGTTTTTAGACGGGCAATCGGCAACCGTGTGCATTACCGCTACAAAATCTCCGTTTTGTATCCCGGCATCGTCAAGAATACTCCGTGCTATGCCCTCATTTGCGGCTGATATATATAATTTCGGCTTATTTTCAGTAATTCCGGCACCCAGTTCTTTCAATAGGTTTGAACCTTGCTCTATATTGTGCAGGTAAGGCATATACTGGGCTTTCTTATGAAGCAGGAACCCTCCTCCCATGGCCCCATATCCTATCCTGAATTTGATACCGGCCAAAGCCATAAGAAATATATGCCTGATATCTCCCTTAAGATCAACGCCAATGTCATATCTATGGCCTTTAAGCTCATTTGCCAATTTTAGAAATCCCGTAAGGCTGAACTTATTAGTATTTCTTTGGCAAAGCCATGGAGCGTCATAACATATAATTTCATCAATGTGGGGGTTATCAATAACGGCATCGCGGGCAAAACTATTAGTCAGCATGGTGATCTTAGCGCCCTTGTAATGCGCCTTTAAATTCAATGCCGCCACGGTTGAAAATATTACGTCAGATATATCGTCTAACCTTATAATAAGTATATTGCCTACGTTTCCGGGCCTGGTTTTCTTAAAAAGTAAAAAAGGCAAAAAAATAAACCCTCCTATCAGGTCAAACAGAAACATAAAAAAAATACCCGCCCTGTTTTTAAATATATAATCCATTCGCGATAACTCCATCCTTATACGATACCGTCAGAAAACGGCCTGCCTAAATCCTGAATCTTAACAATGTCCACAGGGCCATAAAACCGTCTTTCCACGTGATTTTTTTCCCTTCATGATACGGCCTGCCTTTGTATGATATAGGCTCTTCAATGATCTTACAGCCTTTCCTTAAAAGCCTTGCCGTTATTTCAGGCTCAATATCAAAACGGTCCGACCTAAGCCTAAGAGCCTTGAATATATCCGTCCTTATCAGCTTATAGCAGGTCTCCATATCAGTAAGCTTTGAACCGTATAAAATATTAGTGGCCATAGTCAACGCTCGATTAACAATAAAATGCGGCAGTGACGTGCATCGCCAAGTTTTTAAAAAGCGGGACCCGTATACTATGTCAGCGCCGCCGGCCAATGCCGCGCGCAGCAGCAACTTATAATCCTTTGGGTCATATTCAAGATCTCCGTCCTGTATAATAGAATAATCCCCTTTGGCATATTCCAAGGCTGTTTTTACGGCAGCGCCCTTGCCCTGATTTTTTTTATGATAGATAATCTTAACGCGGTCCAGACTGCCGTAATACTCATCAAGTATGCGCCTTGTCCCGTCTGTTGAGCAATCATCAACAAGAATGATCTCCTTGTCAATGTCCACTCGCCGGACATCTTCAATGATCTTACGAATAGTCTTAGACTCGTTATAAACCGGTACCAAAACCGATAGTGTTGGCATATTATGCCTTATTGTTTAACCCTTAGCGCGTATTCATAACGCATTGGGCTGTCATTCCAATATATATCAAGATCGGCAGGCAAAGGGCGCTTAAGCTTTTTTGAGCCTGCGTCAGCGCCAAGAAGCGCGTAAGCGGTCTGCCTGTCGTCTTTTCCTTTACCGATAAAATGTATATCCAGGTCAAGATAATGCCCGGGAGGGCTGGCGGATATTATCTCCTGCCGCCATTGGAGCATTTTCTTATACGATATGCCATACGCGTAATAATGCCCTCCCGCCCTTTGGAGAAATACCAAAGTAAATACTAATAATATAAGGGTTGAAGATATGCCTGCCGCGGCCAAAACCCTGCCCCAGGACTTGTGCCATAGTCTGGAAACGGCAAAACCCGCGATCACGGCATGGGCCGGAAAAAGAATTATAAAATAATGCGCCGGAGTGCGCACCCTGCAGAACATAAACCCTGCTGTCAGGACAATAACAAGAAAACCCGATATCTGCACAGGTATGGGCATAGCCCCGCCGCTATCAGGGCTTTGAGCGAACAACCTGCGGCCTTTAAAAAGCCATGAAAGATAATTATAAAATCCGAATATAAAAAACCCGGGCAGGGCCAGGGCAAACGCATACAGCGGCCAGCCGGCATGGCAGGCCGCTTCTTTCAATACTGCGTTAAAGTCATATCTAAAATAAGACCTGAAAAACTCAAAAGAAGACATGCGCAGGTGCATGACAATAGCCTTCCATGGAAAATCACGGTCCGGCGATACGGCATACGAAATAAACCTCTTAAGCTCGCCTTCAAAAAACAGATGAAAAAAATAGGGCACGAACAAAAATAATCCCGCGCAGGCGGCTGCCATTAGCACCCTCTTGTCTATCGCTTTGCGATATACATAAAAAACTATTGCCAAAGCCGGCAATATAAAGAAACCCGACATATGCAATCCGCACGCTAAAATAACGCACATACAGCAGAAGAAAAAATCGCGGCTCAGGCGGTATTTGATAAACCTGCAAAGGCATAGATTAAATAATATCATAGGTAATGGCAAAAGGCATTGCGCCCATATATTGTTTGAGTAAATTATATAAGCCGGAAGAAGGGCCAATAAAACCCCGGCGGCCAAAGCATGCACAGGCTCCAAATAATGATAAAAATACCGCATCGCTATGGCCATTGCCGCAAGATTCACCAATAAGAAACATAATGTGAGCAAAAAAGGATCTTCAGTAAACCAGGTCAATATCCCCATTACCTGAATAAAAAGCTGGGGATTATTTATTCCAACCCCTGAAGGCATTCCATGGGTTATTAAAAAGCAAGCCTGCCTTGCCGCATGCCCCAGGCTTATGGCGTCAAGCTGGTCGTTCTTAAACTCAAAAAATGATAATTGATAAAACCTTATTGCCAGCCCCGCGGCAAAAAAAAGGCACAATAAAATAATATGTCTGTTGGGCCTTAACTTCATATCGTAAACGACCTTTCAGTTTCCCCGGCCGGCAAAAAAGCCGAAAGGCATAGCAGGCTCAAAAGCGGAATCAGGGGAACATAATACCTGGCAATACCCAAAATCAAAAGATGCGGCAATATATACGCTAAAGAAAACACGAGTATAAGCATAATAACAGGGCCCCTCTTATACCCCTTGAAAGCGCCTATTACGGAAAAGGCTATAAGCGGCAGGGACAATATAAAATTCATGCATGAGGCGGCATGCGTCCGGCCCTGAAACCAAAATCCTAAAAAATTAAATAATACGCTTCTTAATAAAAACGGCGCCGATGAGGCGTATTCAGCCATTGCCTTTTTGAATACAAAACTGTCAAACATTACCTCGTCGCGGGCAGATAAAAAATATTGAAAAAAACCATCCCTGAATTTCAGGCCCAATCCTTGGGCCATTATAGCCTGGCAGTCTGTCGCCTCGTCCATTAGCTGGCGGTATTCCCTGCCCGAGAATATGTTCTTGTTTATATACATTCCCTGATAGGCCGTCGTCCCTTTAATTGTCATAGCAGGCGCGAATTTACCAGTGACATAATAATTTCTTATCACCCAGGGCGAATACACAATACATGCTGCGGCGACAAAAAAAACTGAAGCGAGCGCCGCCCGTTTTAAGGCATCCTTGCCGCGCTTATATATAAAAAAAACCGGTATAATAAAAAACGGAAACAACAATAAAGTGCTCTTAACAAGCAGGCTTGCGCCGAGCGCGCAGCCTGCCGCGGCATAATACCAATAACCGCGGCCCGTCAAAGCCTTATACGTTAAAAAAACCAATAAAGCTGAAAAAAAAGCCAGCAAACACTCTACCCCCGCCCTTGATTCTGAAAATACTATGGCCGGGTGTAATAAAAAAATAACGGGCGCCGATACAGTCAAGGCGATGTTCTTAAACATGCGCCGTGCCAGATAAAAAATAATGCACGCCGTTAGAGCTGACAAGAATATATTAAATACCTGGGCGGCGGCAAGGCTTGGGCCGAAAAACCGGAACAGGCCTGCCAGTATCATCACATAGCCGGGGCCCCTGACAAGCGTTAAAGCCGTATCAGGATAAAAACGATACCCGCAGCCGTTGATCAGATTAATCGCTATCCTGTGATAATCATCTGAAAAATCGGCAATATTATATAGGCCCGGAAACAGGCTGTTTATTTTAGGCAGTGCCGCCAGCACTATCACCAGCTTTATCAATAATAATACCGTCAGCAATATTAATATGCCCGCGTTAGCGTTTAAACGGTTGGCTTTATAATCAGCGGTTGCCATATTGGCCTGTTTTAATATTATAAGCGGACACTAAAATACCCGTAATCAGCCAGAATGCCGCGTTGAGCTGGACTGAATAAAAGTTTGTATCAAGCCCGCTCTGCGACAGAAAAGCAAGCAGGCCGGACAATAGGCCGGCCATAAGGAAATCCGTCTCATCCCTATCCCTGCCAAGCGCCGATAAGGCCCTGCGAAATAAAGTAAATACTACCCACAGAAAAGTCAATAATCCAAATATCCCCATCTCCGCGGCCATTTGCAGATAACAATTGTGAGCGTACATATGGCCTGTCCACACAGTCTTGTTTTTATATGTCTCAAAGCACCTCATGAAAGTATTCAGGCCGTGGCCAAATACCGGGCCGGCCTTTATCATGTCAACCACATCCAGATATGTCTTTGTCCTGTTTTGGAACATCTCGCGTATTGAATCAGGCGCTAATCTTAGCAAATCCAGATTTCTGCCCGGAACAAAAGAATATACTATGGCCAAGCCGGCACAGGCCAAGAGCAGGATAAAAAGCGCCTTTTTATCCACAAGAAATAACAGGAATATCACGCCAACGACAGCGCCTAAATACGCCGCCCTTGATTTGGTTAGTATGACAGATAGCGCGATAAACCCAAACAGGCATAATAGCCCGAGAAAGCGCGCATCCTTCATTGTGTATTTGCCGGCGCGCGATATGGTTTTTGCCCCTCCAGCCAGGACACCCGCGGTAAGAAACAGCGCCAGGAGCAGATATCCAGCCAGGTCATTGGGATGATTAAATGTTGACGTTATTCCGTCTCTTATCATCTGCCTGGCATATATAAAATCATAACCGCCGGTTACATAATACTGCATGATGCCATTAAGGCATATAAAGCCCGCCGCGCATAAAGCGGCTTTAACGGCCATTTGGAGATGGGCCTTTTTGTTTATAACCTCAATCACAATAAAAAACAGGACAATGCCTTCAAGAAATTTGGAAAAAAACGCGCGCAGGCTTATCCCGAAATGCACGCTTGCCGCGACTGATAATAATCCTGCCGCGATATAAAAAATCAACGGGACATTGAGAATACTGGCGGGTATGCAAAGATTTCTGCCAAAGGCCCTTTTTATAAGCAATAATATCAGGCTTACGAAAAAACATATTTCAACCCACGCCTTACCGATGGGGAACATGAATATCATCACATAAAGAGTAAAACGGATGAGGCTGTTGATTTTTTCCATGAAAACTATATTTCGTGGTTCCATCTAAATTTTAAACCCCTTTACCGCGCAGGATCGTAAGGAATGTCCACCATATTATATTCATATCAAGCCCGAAAGACCAGTGGTTCATATACCAAATATCAAATCTCACCCACCTGGCAAAGCTAAACTGGTCCCTGGCCTTTATCTGCGAAAGCCCTGTGATGCCCGGCCTTATGGAAAGCCTGCGCATATTCTCAACCGTATATTTTTCTACCTCTTCGGGCAAAGGAGGCCTGGGGCCTACAAGCGCCATATCCCCTTTTATAACATTAAAAAGCTGGGGAAGTTCATCAAGGCTAAACCTGCGTAAAAACTTGCCGATACGTGTTACCCTTGGGTCTTGCGACATCTTAAATATTACACCGTCTTTGACTTCATTCTTTGGCAAAAGGCCTGTTTTCATGCCGGCAGCGTTGAGGATCATGGAACGGAATTTATACAGATTAAACGGGGTATTTTTAAGCCCTATCCTTCTGTCTATATAAAAAACAGGGCCTTTGGAATTTATCTTGATAAAAACCGCTATTATAAAAAATACGGGTATAAGCGCTAAAGAAAGAAACAGCGCCGCGGTAAAGTCAAACAGCCGCTTGAAGGCAAATTCGGCCGGGTGATGCCTCCTTTGCCTGTAGGTAATAAGCGGTATAAGCCCGAGATAGCCAATACCCAGGACCGGCAGGGGCTCTTCAAAGTTTTCCGGCACTATCCTTATGCCCATGCTTATGTCCTTGGCCTGCCTTATAAGGTTAGACACCACTTTTCTTTCGGAAGGTATAGTGACAATGGCATCTTCAACAAAATACTTTTTGGCAACAGCTTCAAATGCCGATATAGGGCCCAGAACACCCATACCTTCTATGGGGCCGGGCTTATTATCATCCAGGAAACCTACTACATTGAAACCAAGATAGGGGCTTTTTTTTATCTCATTAAGGATGGCCGAGCCTATCCTTCCGGCGCCGACAATCAGGACATTGACATTATGGAAACCCTTAATTATCAAATGCCTAAGAATAAGTTTTTTGACAAGCCTCCAGCCGCCCAGCGCGATGGAAAAAAGCGCCGAGCTTACAAAAAAGACCGTGCGCGTGAAAAAATTATATTTGGCAAAAAATATAATACACCCCATCAGTACGCTGGAGAACAAGACATTAACAAATACCCTATACATCTCCTTCGGGATGGACAGCGACCTGTCGGTAACATAAAGATTATTCTTTTTAAAAAGAAATACAACCAGTATACTCCATAGGATAAAAACAAAGGTATGCTCCTGCAGAAAAGGCAGATTAAGGCCGTAAGAGATATCGTGGCCAAAATTACACCTAATAACATAAACCGTGTAATACACAAAAGACATCGCCACAAGGTCTAAAAAAATATAAAACGGGTATATTTTTTTATTTATCTTAAGCATGCCCGCGCCTCCTGTTGGTAAAACCGGACATTTCCTTGAGCGCTATTTTTAAAAAACCGATACCGTCCTGATAATATCTCTTAAACATCGCCGCCGGTTCCTGCAGGCACCTATAAAACCACTCAAGCCCCGCAGTCTGCATCAGTAAAGGGGCGCGCGTCGTCTTTCCGGATAAGATATTGAAAGCTCCGCCCACGCCTGCCGCGTAGCGCAGTCCGGGCACTTTTTTATATATCTCATATCCCAAAAGCTCCTTTTGGGGCGAGGGAAGAGCAATAAATAATACCTCGGCGCCGCTTTTTCTTATATCCTCTATTATCAAAGATTTATCTTTAAAAAAACCATTATGGCTTCCGGCTATAAAGGAAGCGGGAAATCTTTGTGTCAAAACAGAAACAGCGCCTTTAAGAGCCGCTTCTTGAGCGCCGAGAAGGTATATGCCAAGCTTTTTATCCCGCGAAGCGGAGAAAAAACTATCTATGACATGCAGGCCGCCGAAACATCTGCCTGTCCGTATGCCGCAAATCCTGGCAAGCCATTCTACCCACTTGCCGTCAATGGAAAACACGCACTCATCATCCGAAAGGATAGTTGAAAAATCTTTATTGCCATATAGCAGATTAATCTTTCTGATATTAAGGAATATATTAAAAACCCTTTTCTTCCCGCTAATGACCATATCCCTTATTTCGCCAAGGCCATAACAATCAACAGGGATATGAAAAATATATTTTCGCATAAATAGGCCTGCCGGAATTTTAAATAATGGTTTCCATTATTATAAAATACGATTATAAACAATTAGTGTTAGTGTAGTATATCATAATAAAATAAATTATAGCAATAACAAAACCATCCAGCCTGACATATATCAAACGCCATGCGGTAAGCGGCCGGTATTATCAGGTATCAATCTTTCAGCTTAAAAAGATTGAATGCTCTCCACCAGAAATAATCACCGTTATAACGGACTTTATATTTTTGGACAAAATCATTGAAGCCGCTTATGCCCGGCAGCCAGTCTTTTTCGGGCGTTTGAAAACCTATCTTATCTCTGCGCCATATTATTTGCTCCGGCACATGGGCTTTCAAAGACATCCTTAGTATATATTTAGTCCATCCATTGTGTATTTTATAAGCCGGCGGCATATTAAGGGCATATTCAACAAGCCTGTAATCGGTAAACGGGGCTCTTGATTCAATTCCAAAACGCATGGAATTTCTATCCTCATACCTTAAAAGCTGCTGCAGATTAAACCTCGTCGTGTCATTGTATAATGACTCGCCTAAGCAAAGGCTGTATTTTTCCCTTATAACATTTAAAGCGAAATTCAGGTCAAAACGGGACCCTAACATAGACTCTATTGTCCTTATCTTACCGCGCCAGGCCGCGCGCAAGAAAACGCCGGGGGCGGCTGATAATATCATTTTTAACAAATTCTTTCTGTAAGAACCGTATCCGGCGAATAGCTCATCGGCTCCCTGGCCGTCTAAGACAACCTTGACATCGCGGGCGGCCCGCCTCATGATAGAGAATTGAGCATAAGACGACGTGGAAAAAGACAATTCATCGTGGGTTGATAAAAAAAGCTCCAGATCCCGCGATAAACCGTCTTTGCAAGGATACACATATTCGCCGCAAGCATTGGCATGCCTTATCATCGTATCAGCCCACTTCGTTTCATCTATATCACCGCCGTCCTTGTAAGCGGCTGTAAACGTCATCTGCCTGCCTTTTAAAATATCAGACTCCCTGCAATGGGCTTTTATAAGCGCGCTGATAATACCCGTTATTGCCGAGCTGTCTATGCCGCCCGAAAGACAGGTGCCTACAGGCACATCCGAACGAAGCCTTAATCTTACGCTGTCACGCAATATCTCACCTGTGTTTCGGGCATATTCGGATACCTTTGAGGCCTCAAGAGGCTCTTTGCTTCTATTAAAGCCAGGGTCCCAATACCTGTGGATCTGCGGCTTTAGAGACGTCATATCCAATAACATGCTGTTGGCAGGCTCCAGCTGATAAATGCCTTTATACATGGTCTGTTTTGAAAAATCGGAAACACCGAAAAGCATGAATACGCCCGTAACAGAGTTGTCCCATTGCCTGGATACCGATGGTATTTTAAATAAAGTTTTTATTTCAGAGGCGAAAAAAAATCCCTGTCCGTTACGGCAATAATACAAAGGCTTGACACCAAGCCTGTCCCTTGAAAGAAAAATCCTGTTATTGGATTTATCAAAAATACAAAACGCCCAGTCGCCGTTAAAGTGTTCAACGCATTCCCGGCCCCACCTTTTATAAGAGGCTAATATTACCTCTGTGTCACTGCGCGTCTTAAATTCAAATCCGTCGCCGGTCAATTCCTGCCGCAGTTCTACGTGATTATATATCTCTCCGTTATATACGATATGAAGGTTGTCATTGTCATAACTCATCGGCTGGGCAGAGCGGGCGGATAGGTCAATTATTGCAAGCCTTAAATGAACAAGGTCAAGGACATTGCCGCATGCGGCATTAAATCTTCTGCGGCCGCAGCCATCAGGGCCTCTGTGCCGCAAAGAGGCTTGCGCGTTATCCATATCAACACTGTGAAGGCCTTTTTCTGTAATAGCCCCGAATATACCGCACATAATATCACCTCATAGCAGGGGAAGGGACAATACCGGCAAAATATTCATATGCCTTTTGCAGTTTATCAAAATTTTTATTCCAGTCAGCTTCATTCCGCGCTATATCAAGATTAACCGCGCTCATTTTTTTTCTTAAAGCCTCGTCCCCAAACAGCCTTACCACATTACAAGCGAATGCGTGTTCATCTTTTATAGGCGAAATAAGCCCGTTTATTCCGTCCTTGACCCATTCCATGTTTGCCGGCACATCCGTGACAATTACCGGCATGCCGCAGGAAAAAGCCTCAAACAAAGACTGCGAGGTCCCGTCACTTAATGATGTTGAGATATAGATATCGGCATCATTTAAATAGCTTGGCATTTCATGATTGGGAATAGGGCCTGTAAAAAATATAAAACCCTCAAGCCCCATATCGCGGACCAGGCTCTTTAACCTGCTCTCTTCGGGCCCGGAACCGGTTATTATCACTCTGGCAAGCGGTTCATGCTTAAGTATATCGGGAAAAGCCTTTATTATAAGATCTATATTATAAACATAATATAAATTTCTGGTTGATATCAAAACCTTTTTCCCTTCAAGGCCGAGCTTTTTCCTGAAACCAGAAGACCTGTTGTCCTTGTTAAAAACCTTAGGGTCAAGTCCGTAACGAAAAAAGATAAAATGACGGTCTTGGCGTCCGGCCAGCGACTTTACTTTGGTTTTTACCGCCTGGCAGTCGCAGATAACGGCATCGGCCTGCCTTAATGAATACCGGACCACCTGCCGGCATATCCAGAACATGTCTGGGTGCCGCAAAACATCACAGCCCCAGGGCATGATCAGATGCGGATGAAAGCCTGAAAGAGCGGCTAAAAAACCGTCTTTCCAGATAAACCCGCTATGAATAATATCCGGCTTTATTTGCCTGATAATATTTTTGAAATCCCGGGTTTTGGCAAAAAATAAAAATTTCTGAATACTGTGAAAATATCTGGGCCTGCGGTGTATTATATTAAGGCCCTTGTCCTTAAGAGACATTATATTCTGCGGCAGGTCACCGTCCAAATAGGTGACCAGATATGCCTGTGAAAACCTATTTGTCATTTCACGCAGTATCTTATAATCATGTATCGTCAAAACGCTTGATACAAAGCATACTCTCATCTATTAACGCTCCAATTTCTGTATTTCATTATCCCTTCGCGCAACCGCGTGTCCGCGCTCCACGATAATTGCTTGACGGCATCTTCAAGGCCTTCTATATTTCCAGTATAATCATCAGGCCTTTGTTTCGATCCGTCAATTTTTATGGTGGAATCGGATGATAATACGTCCTTAACTAAAAAAGCGAGATCTTTTATTGAAACAGCTTCACTGCTTGACAGCACAAAGGTCTTGTTCGCGGCGGCAGAGCATAAGGCCGCGGCACAGCCTCTTGCTATGTCTTCGGCATAGGTAAAATTCCTCTTTTGCCGGCCTGAACCGTGTATTATTATATCGTCATTATTTAAAGCCTTTTTGACAAATATGGAAACGACGTCTTCTCCCCTGCTTCCCGGCCCGTAAGCGGTGGCAAAGCGTAATATGGTGTAATCAAGGCCATAAAGAAGGTGATAATTTTTACACAGCATTTCAGAGGCAAGTTTAGTCGTGGTATATATGTGGCCCTGTCCGCCGCAGATATATATACTGCTGGCAAATAAAAAACGCCTGACACCGGAATTCCTGCACTCTTCCAGAAGATACGCCGTGCCCATTATATTGGATTCTATGGTTTCAATCGGATTATCCTTAACAAAGTCAATATTTGAGAAAGCGCCTATATGATAAACAATGTCCTGGCCCTTAACCGCTCCGGCTATATCATGCCTGGAGCGCAAATCGCCTTTTACAAATTCCGCCCTGTCTTGATACGGATTTTTAATGTCAAAAATCCGAACCTTATGTCCTGCCTGAATCAGCGCGCCGGCTATATGACTGCCTATAAAACCGCTACCCCCTGTTACGAGAACATTCATATACAGCCTCCTTTAAAGACGCTACTATATATTCCAGTTCGCGCAGCGTAAGCCCGGGATACAAAGGAAGGCATATGTGACGCGCGCATACATAATCCGTGACAGGAAAACTGTCACTTTTTTTATTATCCATTTTTTCAGGGTATTTGCCAAATACCGGCTGGCTGTGGCAGGGATGCGAATACACTTCTCCCGGAAGGCATATATCATATCTGTCTTTTAATAACTGCTTAAGCCTGCCGCGGTCTATTGCCTCGTCAATATAGACCATATATTTATAATAGGCCGAGATAACCTCATCCGGTATCTTGACAAGGCTTATGCCGTTTAATCCCGCCAGGTTTTGATCATAAAAACGTGCTATATTGCGCCTTTGTTTCAATATCCATTCAGATTTGGCCATCTGCCTTATGCCAAGCACCGCGTGTATTTCGCTGAAACGCCAATTATCTCCAAACTCCACGTGAACATTTTGTTTATGATCTGCCTTGCCGTGCTCTCTAAGGACAATGGCCTTACGGTATATCTGTTCATTATCCGTGGTAAGCATGCCGCCTTCGGCAGTGGTAAAAACCTTGGTAGGATAAAACGAAAAAGAACCCGCCAGGGCGAGAGAACCTGCCATCTTGTTTTTAAAAACAGCCCCATGCGCGTGCGCGGCATCTTCTATCAAAAAGATATTATTCTCTTGGCATATACGCTTTATCCTGTCAAAATGAGGCGAAATAATGCCTCCGATATGGACAACTATCACAGCCTTGACGCGCGGAGTTATCTTTCTTTCAATATCATCGGGGTCTATCTGAAAATTTTCTTTCTGACACTCGGCAAATA carries:
- a CDS encoding DegT/DnrJ/EryC1/StrS family aminotransferase; the protein is MKMNIPILRVPYDESDIRFIKDGIEKVLRSGHLTMNGRVAEFEELFARFCNTKYAVATNSGTSSIEIALRAIGVEGSSVIVPSNTYMATPIAVVKAGAKVIFAECQKENFQIDPDDIERKITPRVKAVIVVHIGGIISPHFDRIKRICQENNIFLIEDAAHAHGAVFKNKMAGSLALAGSFSFYPTKVFTTAEGGMLTTDNEQIYRKAIVLREHGKADHKQNVHVEFGDNWRFSEIHAVLGIRQMAKSEWILKQRRNIARFYDQNLAGLNGISLVKIPDEVISAYYKYMVYIDEAIDRGRLKQLLKDRYDICLPGEVYSHPCHSQPVFGKYPEKMDNKKSDSFPVTDYVCARHICLPLYPGLTLRELEYIVASLKEAVYECSRNRG